A genomic region of Pseudoxanthomonas suwonensis contains the following coding sequences:
- a CDS encoding DUF4159 domain-containing protein: MNRAQFLRLMASGLGAALLAGPLRAARAAAGYDFWFTRLKYDSGDWDVDARMPSNVITSLIDYTTLRVDPKEHVLALSDPKVLDAPFCYLAGHKLVEFNPDERRIFERYVRNGGFVFVDDCNHDIDGLFAKSFEAQMASIFGPRALKKLPNRHPVYHSFFRFPDGPPATSFELNGWGDDLVHDYLKGIEIDGRLGVLYSNKDYGCEWDYDWRNKRFLAEDNTRFAVNIVMYALNN; the protein is encoded by the coding sequence ATGAACCGGGCGCAGTTCCTGCGGCTGATGGCCTCCGGCCTGGGCGCGGCGCTGCTGGCCGGCCCGCTGCGCGCCGCGCGCGCGGCGGCGGGCTACGACTTCTGGTTCACCCGGCTCAAGTACGACTCCGGCGACTGGGACGTGGACGCGCGCATGCCGTCCAACGTCATCACTTCGCTGATCGACTACACCACGCTGCGGGTGGACCCGAAGGAACACGTTCTGGCGCTGTCCGACCCGAAGGTGCTGGACGCGCCGTTCTGCTACCTGGCCGGGCACAAGCTGGTGGAGTTCAACCCGGACGAGCGGCGCATCTTCGAGCGCTACGTGCGCAACGGCGGTTTCGTCTTCGTCGACGACTGCAACCACGACATCGACGGCCTGTTCGCCAAGTCGTTCGAAGCGCAGATGGCATCGATCTTCGGCCCGCGCGCGCTGAAGAAGCTGCCAAACCGCCACCCGGTCTACCACAGCTTCTTCCGTTTTCCCGACGGTCCGCCGGCCACCAGCTTCGAACTCAACGGCTGGGGCGACGACCTGGTGCACGACTACCTGAAGGGCATCGAGATCGATGGCCGCCTGGGCGTGCTCTACAGCAACAAGGACTACGGCTGCGAGTGGGACTACGACTGGCGCAACAAGCGCTTCCTGGCCGAGGACAACACCCGGTTCGCGGTCAACATCGTGATGTACGCACTGAACAACTGA
- a CDS encoding AAA family ATPase → MPQATEETLIQERLARLDPLREAIAQAVVGQAEVVEQLLIGLLAGGHCLLEGVPGLGKTLLVRTLGQALDLQFRRVQFTPDLMPSDILGTELLEEDHGTGKRHFKFQPGPVFTHLLLADELNRTPPKTQAALLEAMQERTVSYAGTTYALPRPFFVLATQNPVEQAGTYPLPEAQLDRFLLHVRVDYPSEAEEQAILVRTTGSDAQQVPKVMQGEEILELQALVRQVHLGADLLAWIARLVRTSRPGEGAPDAVRKYVRWGAGPRAGQSLVLAAKARALLHGRLAATREDVVALAAPVMRHRLLLSFAAEAEQQDADSVVAALLKAVPFPGA, encoded by the coding sequence ATGCCGCAGGCCACCGAAGAAACCCTCATCCAGGAACGACTCGCCCGCCTGGACCCGTTGCGCGAAGCCATCGCCCAGGCCGTGGTCGGCCAGGCCGAGGTGGTCGAGCAGTTGCTGATCGGCCTGCTGGCCGGCGGCCACTGCCTGCTGGAAGGCGTGCCCGGGCTGGGCAAGACCCTGCTGGTGCGCACGCTCGGCCAGGCGCTGGACCTGCAGTTCCGGCGCGTGCAGTTCACCCCGGACCTGATGCCCAGCGACATCCTCGGCACCGAGCTGCTGGAAGAGGACCACGGCACCGGCAAGCGCCACTTCAAGTTCCAGCCCGGCCCGGTGTTCACCCACCTGCTGCTGGCCGACGAACTGAACCGCACGCCGCCCAAGACCCAGGCCGCGCTGCTGGAAGCGATGCAGGAGCGCACGGTCAGCTACGCCGGCACCACCTACGCGCTGCCGCGGCCGTTCTTCGTGCTGGCCACGCAGAACCCGGTCGAGCAGGCCGGCACCTATCCGCTGCCGGAAGCGCAGCTCGACCGCTTCCTGCTGCACGTGCGCGTGGACTACCCCAGCGAGGCCGAGGAGCAGGCGATCCTGGTCCGGACCACCGGCAGCGACGCCCAGCAGGTGCCCAAGGTGATGCAGGGCGAGGAAATCCTGGAGCTGCAGGCACTGGTGCGCCAGGTGCACCTGGGCGCGGACCTGCTGGCCTGGATCGCGCGCCTGGTCCGCACCAGCCGCCCCGGCGAGGGCGCGCCGGACGCGGTGCGCAAGTACGTGCGCTGGGGCGCCGGCCCGCGCGCCGGGCAGTCGCTGGTGCTGGCGGCCAAGGCGCGCGCGCTGCTGCACGGCCGCCTGGCCGCCACCCGCGAGGACGTGGTCGCGCTGGCCGCGCCGGTGATGCGCCACCGCCTGCTGCTGTCGTTCGCCGCCGAGGCCGAACAGCAGGACGCCGACAGCGTGGTCGCCGCGTTGCTGAAGGCCGTACCGTTCCCCGGCGCCTGA
- a CDS encoding DUF4175 domain-containing protein translates to MTLPFLPHRLLRQAQRRGLAIDLAFVVPVLLAMTSLAWRLGGTPAAIAIATLAAAIAGIQLIRRWRRHDATWLVRRLNDERAGLEDSADLLLADAAALPPLPRLQQQRLWQRLRADPPDLRRSWPWRRLLPAVALPLAVAVLALGWPPADPLPAGPTAAVAGRDAVVPAPPPQRIGQQLRVQPPAHTGLPERSSTDLQAQAPQDSRLHWSLRYDRTPEAVALVFHDGRRLPLRLHEGAWHADAVLTESVLYRIEADGAADDAQRLYRLDAIPDRPPQVRVLQPDRSLSLATPGQRHWDVAFEASDDYGVAAAAQLRVVLAQGSGENIAFRESRIALAGSGEPVRKRFAHRLDLAALGFAEGDDLVVQLVVADNRRPRPHEARSPSLILRWQAGLGAAPTGIEAVVRQVLPAYFRSQRQIIIDAEALQKRKPALGDADFVKRSDAIGVDQRILRLRYGQFLGEETEGAPRRPPLPTDDAGEEHHDDDGHDHGRSAATADLHDHGHDDDPGQPQVFGRQEDVLAEYGHTHDHAEAATLLDPETRAILKQALDQMWQSELHLRQGRPDQALPYAYKALDFIKQVQQASRIYLARVGPQLPPIDEGRRLGGKRDGIAPRAGALQRRDDADAAAIESLWRALGPQQDGSDGSSITDSLDGLEAWLRQHPDRAPDALSLYAAIDALRRQPDCADCRTALRGLLWPLLPRPPAATLRRDDGDAQGRRYLDALRREEQR, encoded by the coding sequence GTGACCCTGCCGTTCCTGCCCCACCGCCTGCTGCGACAGGCGCAACGCCGCGGCCTGGCGATCGACCTGGCCTTCGTCGTGCCGGTATTGCTTGCCATGACCTCCCTGGCCTGGCGCTTGGGCGGCACGCCTGCGGCCATCGCCATCGCCACGCTGGCCGCAGCCATCGCCGGCATCCAGCTCATACGGCGCTGGCGCCGGCACGACGCCACCTGGCTGGTGCGCCGGCTCAACGACGAACGCGCCGGCCTGGAGGACAGCGCCGACCTGCTGCTGGCCGATGCGGCCGCGCTGCCGCCACTGCCGCGCCTGCAGCAGCAGCGCCTGTGGCAGCGCCTGCGCGCCGATCCGCCCGACCTGCGCCGGTCGTGGCCGTGGCGCCGGCTGCTGCCGGCCGTGGCCTTGCCGCTGGCCGTGGCCGTCCTCGCGCTGGGCTGGCCCCCGGCCGATCCGCTGCCGGCCGGCCCGACCGCCGCCGTGGCGGGTCGGGACGCCGTCGTCCCTGCGCCGCCACCGCAACGGATCGGGCAGCAGCTGCGGGTGCAGCCCCCGGCCCATACCGGCCTGCCGGAACGCAGCAGCACCGACCTGCAGGCCCAGGCACCGCAGGATTCCCGCCTGCACTGGTCGCTGCGCTACGACCGCACGCCCGAAGCGGTAGCGCTGGTCTTCCACGACGGCAGGCGCCTGCCGTTGCGGCTGCACGAGGGCGCGTGGCACGCCGATGCCGTGCTCACCGAATCGGTGCTGTACCGCATCGAAGCGGACGGTGCGGCCGACGATGCGCAGCGCCTGTACCGGCTGGACGCCATCCCCGACCGGCCGCCGCAGGTCCGGGTGCTGCAGCCGGATCGCAGCCTGAGCCTGGCGACGCCGGGCCAGCGCCACTGGGACGTGGCCTTCGAGGCCAGCGACGACTACGGCGTGGCCGCCGCCGCACAGCTGCGCGTGGTGCTGGCCCAGGGCAGCGGCGAGAACATCGCCTTCCGGGAATCGCGGATCGCCCTGGCCGGCAGCGGCGAACCGGTCCGCAAGCGCTTCGCCCACCGGCTGGACCTGGCCGCGCTGGGCTTCGCCGAAGGCGACGACCTGGTGGTGCAGCTGGTCGTCGCCGACAACCGCCGGCCGCGGCCGCACGAGGCGCGCAGCCCCAGCCTGATCCTGCGCTGGCAGGCCGGACTGGGCGCGGCGCCGACCGGGATCGAGGCGGTGGTCAGGCAGGTCCTGCCGGCGTATTTCCGCAGCCAGCGCCAGATCATCATCGACGCCGAGGCGCTGCAGAAGCGCAAGCCGGCGCTGGGCGATGCGGACTTCGTCAAGCGCTCGGACGCGATCGGCGTGGACCAGCGCATCCTGCGCCTGCGCTACGGCCAGTTCCTCGGCGAGGAAACCGAAGGCGCGCCGAGGCGGCCGCCGCTGCCGACCGACGATGCCGGGGAAGAGCACCACGACGACGACGGCCACGACCATGGCCGCTCCGCCGCGACCGCCGACCTGCACGACCATGGCCACGACGACGACCCGGGCCAACCGCAGGTGTTCGGCCGCCAGGAAGACGTGCTGGCCGAGTACGGCCATACCCACGACCACGCCGAGGCCGCGACCCTGCTGGATCCGGAGACCCGCGCCATCCTCAAGCAGGCGCTGGACCAGATGTGGCAGTCGGAACTGCACCTGCGCCAGGGCCGTCCCGACCAGGCGCTGCCCTATGCCTACAAGGCGCTGGACTTCATCAAGCAGGTGCAGCAGGCCAGCCGCATCTACCTGGCCCGGGTCGGCCCGCAGCTGCCGCCGATCGACGAAGGCCGCCGGCTGGGCGGCAAGCGCGACGGCATCGCTCCGCGCGCCGGTGCGCTGCAGCGCCGCGACGACGCCGACGCGGCGGCGATCGAATCGCTGTGGCGCGCGCTGGGTCCGCAACAGGATGGCAGCGACGGCAGCTCCATCACGGACAGCCTGGACGGGCTGGAGGCCTGGCTGCGGCAACACCCGG
- a CDS encoding TldD/PmbA family protein: MSILTEAQAKAILDKVLALSTADECTATLTGTTTGNIRFALNNVSTSGEVYDIELGVQVAFGRRVGTATINEFDDAALARVVKRAEDLARLAPENPEFMPAIEKQAYRPTPTFSESTAAIDPAYRAKVAADTIAPCKAEQLVAAGFLEDGQRFVAFANSKGNFGYQRATDLNYTCTVRTEDGRGSGWVGRNLRDASEFDAGQDIRTAIRKASASVDAKALEPGKYTVVLEPAAAAGLISFMMNFFDARAADEGRSFLSRKGGGNRLGEQVYDPQVNIYADPWDPLAPVMPWDGEGLARTRQPLIENGRIANLDYSRFWAQKQGKQAVGRPGNLLMTGGDKSTADLVRGTDRGVLVTRTWYIRMVDPQTVLLTGLTRDGTFYIENGQIKHPIKNFRFNESPVIMLNNIDELGKPVRVGGDESRFAMVLPPMRLRDFTFTSLSDAV; encoded by the coding sequence ATGAGCATCCTCACCGAAGCACAGGCCAAAGCCATCCTGGACAAGGTCCTGGCCCTGTCCACCGCCGACGAATGCACCGCGACCCTGACCGGCACCACCACCGGCAACATCCGCTTCGCCCTGAACAACGTCTCCACCAGCGGCGAGGTCTACGACATCGAACTGGGCGTGCAGGTTGCGTTCGGCAGGCGCGTGGGCACCGCGACGATCAACGAGTTCGACGACGCAGCGCTGGCCCGCGTGGTCAAGCGTGCCGAGGACCTGGCCAGGCTGGCGCCGGAAAACCCGGAATTCATGCCGGCCATCGAGAAGCAGGCCTACCGGCCCACCCCGACCTTCAGCGAGTCGACCGCGGCGATCGACCCGGCCTACCGCGCCAAGGTCGCCGCCGACACCATCGCCCCGTGCAAGGCCGAGCAACTGGTCGCCGCCGGCTTCCTGGAAGACGGCCAGCGCTTCGTCGCCTTCGCCAACAGCAAGGGCAACTTCGGCTACCAGCGGGCGACCGACCTCAACTACACCTGCACCGTGCGCACCGAGGACGGCCGTGGTTCGGGCTGGGTCGGGCGCAACCTCAGGGACGCCAGCGAATTCGACGCCGGCCAGGACATCCGCACCGCCATCCGCAAGGCCAGCGCCTCGGTCGACGCCAAGGCGCTGGAGCCGGGCAAGTACACGGTGGTGCTGGAACCGGCGGCGGCGGCGGGGCTGATCTCGTTCATGATGAACTTCTTCGACGCGCGCGCCGCCGACGAAGGCCGCAGCTTCCTGTCCAGGAAGGGCGGCGGCAACCGGCTGGGCGAGCAGGTCTACGATCCGCAGGTCAACATCTACGCCGACCCGTGGGACCCGCTGGCCCCGGTCATGCCGTGGGACGGCGAAGGCCTGGCGCGGACCCGGCAGCCGCTGATCGAGAACGGCAGGATCGCCAACCTGGACTACTCGCGCTTCTGGGCGCAGAAGCAGGGCAAGCAGGCGGTCGGCCGCCCCGGCAACCTGCTGATGACCGGCGGCGACAAGTCCACCGCCGACCTGGTCCGCGGCACCGACCGCGGCGTGCTGGTCACCCGCACCTGGTACATCCGCATGGTCGACCCGCAGACCGTGCTGCTGACCGGCCTGACCCGCGACGGCACCTTCTACATCGAGAACGGCCAGATCAAGCACCCGATCAAGAACTTCCGCTTCAACGAGTCGCCGGTGATCATGCTCAACAACATCGACGAACTGGGCAAGCCGGTGCGCGTCGGCGGCGACGAGTCCCGTTTCGCGATGGTGCTGCCGCCGATGCGGCTGCGCGATTTCACCTTCACCTCGCTGTCCGACGCGGTCTGA
- a CDS encoding DUF58 domain-containing protein yields MTGDLIPPALRNRLRDLRLTSRHAIGAQGIGLHRSHSRGAGLEFSQYRAYEPGDDPRQVDWKLYARSDRFFVRESERESPLDVWILLDASASMAQADATRPDWSRLDAARCLAACLGELALRQGDRFGLVGLHEGGLRLLPPGTGTRQRDRLQLELRGLEAGGGFPPESRLAPLWERIGSRDLVVLLSDCFDEAAVALAERLAAARREVLAIQLLTVEERDFPFRGGHRFHDPESGEELLGDGTAMRADYLARFAQAQAALDARLDAAGIRHARHVLDEAPDLALRRLFGRHDAVEYA; encoded by the coding sequence GTGACCGGCGACCTCATCCCGCCCGCACTGCGCAACCGCCTGCGCGACCTGCGCCTGACCTCGCGCCATGCAATCGGCGCGCAGGGCATCGGCCTGCACCGCAGCCACAGCCGCGGCGCCGGGCTGGAGTTCTCCCAGTACCGCGCCTACGAGCCGGGCGACGACCCGCGCCAGGTCGACTGGAAGCTGTACGCGCGCTCGGACCGGTTCTTCGTCCGCGAATCCGAGCGCGAAAGCCCGCTGGACGTGTGGATCCTGCTGGACGCCAGCGCCTCGATGGCGCAGGCCGATGCCACCCGTCCGGACTGGTCGCGGCTGGATGCGGCACGCTGCCTGGCCGCCTGCCTGGGCGAACTGGCGCTGCGCCAGGGCGACCGCTTCGGCCTGGTCGGCCTGCACGAGGGCGGCCTGCGCCTGCTGCCGCCGGGCACCGGCACCCGCCAGCGCGACCGCCTGCAGCTGGAACTGCGCGGGCTCGAGGCCGGCGGCGGCTTCCCGCCCGAGTCGCGGCTGGCGCCGCTGTGGGAACGCATCGGCAGCCGCGACCTGGTGGTGCTGCTGAGCGACTGCTTCGACGAGGCCGCCGTGGCGCTGGCCGAACGGCTGGCGGCCGCGCGCCGCGAGGTGCTGGCGATCCAGCTGCTGACGGTCGAGGAACGCGATTTCCCGTTCCGCGGCGGGCACCGCTTCCACGATCCGGAAAGCGGCGAGGAACTGCTGGGCGACGGCACGGCGATGCGCGCCGACTACCTGGCCCGCTTCGCCCAGGCGCAGGCGGCGCTGGATGCGCGGCTCGACGCGGCCGGCATCCGCCATGCGCGCCACGTGCTGGACGAAGCGCCGGACCTGGCGTTGCGCAGGCTGTTCGGCAGGCACGACGCGGTGGAATACGCATGA
- a CDS encoding BatA domain-containing protein, with protein MSLALLLPAALVALAALLVPLLLHLARRSQLQPTPFAALRWLRQKPRPRHRIRFDEWPLLLLRLLLLAGLALWLAQPVLLGREDRRPYVAVATGVDAAAIDRDTLPAGARLHRLAAGFPALDATGTPAGPAPLASLLRQLDAELPAGVPLTVIVPDILDGTDAQRPRLSRAVDWRIVDGGGAAPREPAATVLPSIRHGDGAEGLRYLRAAARAWQPPADDGGEVDVSDAALSIATAAQPPEAAPRPLLWLGAGELPAAVRQWIQAGGTALVDHDTAVDGVAGFAPLWRDAQGTVLVEGVRDGRGRLLRFTVPLRPQAMPVLLEADFPQRLLALLQPPAPAPALVAATAYTPDTGDAVYPQPPLPLQPWLAVLLAALFALERWLATRRQRGPSP; from the coding sequence ATGAGCCTGGCGCTGCTGCTGCCCGCCGCCCTGGTCGCGCTCGCGGCCCTGCTGGTGCCGCTGCTGCTGCACCTGGCGCGGCGCAGCCAGCTGCAGCCGACGCCGTTTGCCGCGCTGCGCTGGCTGCGGCAGAAACCGCGGCCGCGCCATCGCATCCGCTTCGACGAATGGCCGCTGCTGCTGCTGCGCCTGCTGCTGTTGGCCGGGCTGGCGCTGTGGCTGGCGCAGCCGGTATTGCTGGGCCGCGAGGACCGGCGCCCCTACGTGGCGGTGGCGACCGGCGTCGATGCGGCCGCGATCGACCGCGACACCCTGCCCGCCGGAGCGCGTCTGCACCGGCTGGCCGCGGGCTTCCCGGCACTGGACGCGACCGGCACGCCCGCCGGCCCGGCACCGCTGGCCAGTCTGCTGCGCCAGTTGGACGCCGAACTGCCGGCCGGCGTGCCGTTGACGGTGATCGTGCCGGACATCCTCGACGGCACCGACGCACAGCGGCCACGGCTGTCGCGCGCGGTGGACTGGCGCATCGTCGACGGCGGCGGCGCCGCACCGCGCGAGCCGGCCGCGACCGTGCTGCCGTCCATCCGCCATGGCGACGGTGCGGAAGGCCTGCGCTACCTGCGCGCCGCCGCCCGCGCCTGGCAGCCGCCGGCCGATGACGGCGGCGAAGTCGACGTCAGCGACGCCGCACTATCGATCGCCACGGCCGCGCAACCGCCGGAAGCCGCGCCGCGGCCGTTGCTGTGGCTGGGCGCGGGCGAACTGCCGGCCGCCGTGCGGCAATGGATCCAGGCTGGCGGCACCGCCCTGGTCGACCACGACACCGCGGTCGATGGCGTGGCGGGTTTCGCCCCGCTGTGGCGCGACGCGCAGGGCACGGTGCTGGTCGAAGGTGTGCGCGACGGCCGCGGCCGCCTGCTGCGCTTCACCGTGCCGCTGCGGCCGCAGGCGATGCCGGTCCTGCTGGAAGCGGACTTCCCGCAGCGCCTACTGGCCCTGCTGCAACCGCCAGCGCCGGCGCCGGCGCTGGTCGCGGCAACGGCCTACACACCTGATACCGGCGATGCGGTTTACCCGCAGCCGCCGCTGCCGCTGCAGCCCTGGCTGGCGGTGCTGCTGGCGGCGCTGTTCGCGCTGGAACGCTGGCTGGCCACGCGCCGGCAACGGGGCCCGTCGCCGTGA